The genomic region AGCTGGCGCAGGCCCGGTTCCAGCAGCGTGGGATCACCCCGGAACTTGTTGATGACAAAGCCGCTGACCAGGGCCTGGTCCGCCGGGTCGAGCAGGGCCAGGGTGCCGAACAGGTGCGCGAACACGCCGCCGCGGTCGATGTCGCCGACCACCAGCACCGGCAGGTCCGCCGCGCGGGCCAGGCCCATGTTGGCGATGTCGTTGGCGCGCAGGTTGATCTCGGTCGGCGAGCCCGCGCCCTCGCAGACCACCGCCTCGTACTCCGCGCGCAGGCCGTCCAGGGTGGCCAGCACGGTGGCGAAGAGCTCCTCCTTGCGGGCCCGGTAGGACAGCGCGCTGACCTCGCCGACCACCTTGCCCAGCAGCACCACCTGCGAGCTGCGGTCGCTGCCGGGCTTGAGCAGCACCGGGTTGAACCGCACCGAGGGTTCGAGTCCGGCCGCGGCGGCCTGCACCGCCTGCGCCCGGCCGATCTCGCCGCCGTCGAGGGTGACCACCGAGTTGTTGGACATGTTCTGCGCCTTGAACGGCGCCACCCGCACCCCGCGCCGGGCCAGCCACCGGCACAGCCCGGCGACCAGCACGCTCTTGCCCGCGTCCGAGGTGGTGCCCGCGATGAGCAGGCCCCCGCTCACGGCAGGGTGAGGATCTCTGCGCCGTCGGTGGTGACCAGCACGGTGTGCTCGAACTGGGCGGTGAACTTCTTGTCCTTGGTGGTCACCGTCCAGCCGTCGGCCCACATGTCGTAGTCGATGGTGCCCAGGGTGATCATCGGCTCGATGGTGAAGGTCATGCCGGGCTCCAGCACGGTGTCCATGCTCGGCTCGTCGTAGTGCAGCACGACCAGGCCGCTGTGGAAGGACCGGCCGATGCCGTGCCCGGTGAAGTCGCGCACCACGCCGTAGCCGAACCGCTTGGCGTAAGCCTCGATGACCCGCCCGATCACGTTGATCTGACGACCGGGCTTGACCGCCTTGATCGCCCTCGCGGTGGCCTCCCTGGTCCGCTCGACCAGCAGCTGCGCCTCCTCGGCGACGTGCCCGGCCAGGAAGGTGGCGTTGGTGTCGCCGTGCACGCCGCCGATGAACGCGGTGACGTCGACATTGACGATGTCGCCGTCCTCGATCACCGTGCTGTCCGGGATGCCGTGGCAGATGACCTCGTTGAGCGAGGTGCAGCAGGATTTCGGGTAGTTCCGGTAGCCCAGCGTGGACGGGTAGGCCCCGTTGTCGCAGAGGAACTCGTGCACCACCGCGTCCACCTCGTCGGTGGTCGCGCCCGGCACGCACACCTTGCCCGCCTCGGCCAGCGCCTGGGCGGCCAGCCTGCCTGCCACCCGCATGGCCTCGATGATCTCCGGCGGCTGCACCCACGGATCGGTGTTGCGCTTGGGCGCCGGCTTGTCCACGTACTCGGGACGCTCGATGTGTGCGGGCACGGGTCGCCGCGGCGACTGCTGGCCGGGCTTGAGTGGGGCGCGGACGGGCATGGGGTCCACCCTACGACGCCGGAAGTGGAGTGCGGATCGGGCAGGTGGTGAGGTGAGGCGAGGTCGGTCGGCCCGGCGAACCGGGTGAAGGCGGCACCCTCCTGGACCGTCGGTCTGGACCGCCCGGTCGAGTCCGCGATCCCGCCAGTCGCCCCCTCTGACTTGCGGTACGGCGAGGTGCACTGGAAGTGAAGTTCGATCACCCTTTCCGGCGATCAGGAATTTCACACTGTGGATTGCACCATTCGGGTGGAACTCAGTTGATCTCGACAAGAAGATCATCCACTTGCCCACCGACGTCAATATCACAACGGACCGGCACCTGAATGATGACGTTCTTCAAATTGAACGATGCGATGCTAGCCTGAGCTATCAATATTTCAGGAATCGCATTTATGCGGAGAGGTCGACGCCATGGGCGACGCGCGCACACTCCTGGACCGTTCAACTCACGGTCACGGTTCCAACCTCAAAAGGCTGATCATCGAAATTATGATCAAGTCTGATCGGCAGTCCCGTATCGCCCGGCGGACCGGCTTGTCGTCGGCGTCGGTTTCGACTGCGGTGCAGGAGTTGAGCGCGAACGGCGTGGTGGAGACCGACAAGGGGGGCGACAGTTCGGGCAAATCCCGGAGCGGAAAAGTGCGGCTGCGGGAACTGCGCGGCGTCGCAATCGGGGTAGATCTGGGGTTCAACCACGTCTCCGTGGTGGCCAGACCCGTGACCAGCTCGTTCGACCAGGTGATCCAGCGCAGGGAGACGCCCGGCATGAACCGGGGGTTGCGGCTGCTTCTGCCGGACGTGCTCAACCTGATCCAGGACGCCGTCGAGGAGACCGGCCAGAAGATGGCGGACGTGGTGGCGACGGGCCTGGCCGTACCGCGGATGGTCGAGCCGCGGACGGGGATGTTCACCACGCCGGTGCTCGCGCCGTGGCGAGCGGAGGACCGGCCCATACAGGAGCTCAGCGCGGCACTCGGGGTGCCCGTGGCCATGGACAACGACGCGAATCTCGGCGCATTGACGGAACAGACGTACGGCTCTGACGAGGCTGTCGAACATGTCGCCTACGTGAAGGCGTCCACCGGCGTGGGGGTGGGCATCATGATCGGCTCGACGCTCCTGCGCGGCCAGCGCGGCATGGCTGGCGAACTCGGACATCTGACCATTGAGCCCGACGGAGATGTCTGCCTGTGTGGCGGGCGCGGTTGCCTGGACACCATCGTCGGCGCCGAGTCGCTCGTCGCCAAGGCCAAGCAGGCCCAACGGGGCAGCTCGCGGGAGGCCCCGTCCACTCTGGGCGCACTCGTGCACAGCGCGCAGGCCGGTGACGCCGTGTGTGGTCGCATCCTGAGCGACGCCGGCCGGACGCTCGGCTTCGCACTGGCCCAGCTGTGCAATCTCATCAATCCACGGCACATCATCATCGGCGGCGAACTCGCGGAGGCGGAGCACCTGGTGCTGGACACCTGCCGTCAAGAACTCAGGAGGTACGCGCTCGCGGGCACGGTCCACCAGGACGGTGATTTCAAGCTGCGCACCAGCGCGCTGAGCCCGTTCGCCGAGGCGCAGGGCGCTCTCATCCTCGGACTTCAGTCCAGGTCGTCGAAATGAACGGTCTACCGCACGAAAATCGGTCCTGAGCGTTCATATCGAAAAATCGACCCCATTAATAAGATGACAAGTTATCAAGAGGTCGCCACACGATCGAAGTCACGAACCTGAGCATCTTCCGGTGGCGGGTGAACATTTTGATGCGATACACTCCACGCACGCTATCGCCGCACCAGTCGGCACAGGACGCGTCTCCGCCGCCCGTCGACCGAAGGTATGATCATGAAATTCTTCCGTCAAGCTCGCGAACGCTTGGAAAACCCCTCAGGTCATCCACCAGCACACTCTGCGGCACACGAAGTCGACGAGGAGGGCGAGTCGCCGCTGATAGTCGATCTCGGACATGTCCGACGTATAACTTTGGGTAGTTCGTCCAGCGGAAACGCGGACGCGAACTCACAATACTACTGGTAATATATTCGTGACATTCGTGTCCACGGTCGGCCACACACCGTGCGTTGTGGGCTCTTTTCCTGCTCTCCAGGGCGGCGCCGTCGCGACCGCCCCGGCCAGCGCGACCCAGGTCTGGCCGGGCCTGCCCATCGCTGTCACCTGGGGTGAGTGGCGCCCCCGCGAATTCCGCACGGTCGCTTGTCCCGAAGTGCAACTGCTGCTCATCGGCCAGTGTGCCGCTGGAGACGCCCAACTGCGCGCCGACCTCGCCACAGCACTGCGAAGGGATCGGCTGGAACTGGTCACCTGGTGGCCGGGCAGCTACCTCGCGATCGTGGCCACCGAGGAGAAACTCGTCGCTTTCGTCGATCTCGCGGGCCAATACCCGTTGTATTACCACCCAGGGGAGCGACTGACCTTCGGAACGAGCCCGGTGCCCACCGCGATGGCTTCGGGTGCAGGGCTCAAGACTGATCCGCTCGTCGCCGCCGCGGAGATCTTCTGTGGTGCGGTGCCGATGCTCACACATGGTCTGACACCGGTGCGTGGTCTTCGCAGACTTGAGGCCGGCGAAGCACTCCAAGTGACGGCCCGCGGAGCGGTCTCGCGGTGGACCCATGCGGATCTCGCCCCGGATCAGCGACTCTCGCTGGGGGAGGCTGCCGGAGCGTTGCGCGAGTCGCTGGAGATCGCCGTGTCCACCCGGACCGCGATCGGGCACGTGAGCACTGACTTCAGCGGCGGGTTCGACTCCACCTCGATCGCCTTTCTCGCGGCTCGACACCTGTCAGCCCCGTTGACCGCTTTCGTCTACCACCATCCTGACGCGCCTGCAGACGACCTCGACCACGCCGTGCGCAACGCAGGCTTGAGCTCGAAGATCCAGCTTGAAATCGTTCCAGGAACGAGCGCCACCCTCCCGTACCGGAATCTCGGTGCGTCGCCCCCCACCGGGCTGCCTGACTTCGCGGCAGTCACGCACGAGCGAAACCACCTCCGTCTGCGGCATGTCGCGGCCACGGGCGAGGGTGTGCACCTCGGCGGGGAGGGAGCGGACGCGCTTGTGGTCGCGCCGCCGGCTTACCTGGGCGACCTGGCCAGCGAGCGACGGATACGCCAACTGCTCGCGGATTCGGGCGCGTGGGCTCGACTGCGAAACGAATCCCCGGCTCACGTGCTGTCCCGAGCGATCCAGTTGTCGAGAACGTCGAGGCGACGTGCACTGCACGCGTACGCCCGCCGGCTGCACCGCTTGGACACCCACTACCCGAGCTGGGTGGACGCGATCTCATGGTGGCCTTCGCCGGGCCCGGAGTCCTCGTGGCTCACCATCGGCGCACGCCGCGCGCTGGTGGAACTCATGCATGATCACGCCGACCGCGTGCGCCAGACCCCACAGGACGGCGGAGTCGCCGACTTCACCGCGCGGAATGACCTTCGCCGGTCTGGGGCAGTCCAACAACAACTGAGCGAAATGGCTCGCCCGTACTGTGTGTGGCCCCAGGCGCCGTTTCTGGACAATGACGTCGTCCGCGCCTGCACCGCATTGCTCGCGTCGAGACGGGCCTCTGGCACGGTGTTCAAGCCCCTGGTCCGCACGGCGTTGAACGAGGTGATTCCCGCCGCTGCGCTGGACCGCAGATCCAAGGGCAACTACCTGGGTGAGGACTACCGGGGCGCACGAATCGAAGCCGCTGGGCTGCGGAAGCGAGTCTCCGCATCTCCCCTGGCAGATATGGGACTGATCGAACCGAGTGCGGTCCGCTCGTCGATCGACCGAGCGGTTCTGGGGGCAGACACTCCCTTTCCGGCGTTGAATCGACTGATCGCCTATGACCTCTGGCTCAGGAGCATGGAGTGACCCGACGTGGCGCATCGCGCCTCTGCAT from Crossiella sp. CA-258035 harbors:
- a CDS encoding ROK family transcriptional regulator; the protein is MGDARTLLDRSTHGHGSNLKRLIIEIMIKSDRQSRIARRTGLSSASVSTAVQELSANGVVETDKGGDSSGKSRSGKVRLRELRGVAIGVDLGFNHVSVVARPVTSSFDQVIQRRETPGMNRGLRLLLPDVLNLIQDAVEETGQKMADVVATGLAVPRMVEPRTGMFTTPVLAPWRAEDRPIQELSAALGVPVAMDNDANLGALTEQTYGSDEAVEHVAYVKASTGVGVGIMIGSTLLRGQRGMAGELGHLTIEPDGDVCLCGGRGCLDTIVGAESLVAKAKQAQRGSSREAPSTLGALVHSAQAGDAVCGRILSDAGRTLGFALAQLCNLINPRHIIIGGELAEAEHLVLDTCRQELRRYALAGTVHQDGDFKLRTSALSPFAEAQGALILGLQSRSSK
- a CDS encoding asparagine synthase-related protein, translated to MTFVSTVGHTPCVVGSFPALQGGAVATAPASATQVWPGLPIAVTWGEWRPREFRTVACPEVQLLLIGQCAAGDAQLRADLATALRRDRLELVTWWPGSYLAIVATEEKLVAFVDLAGQYPLYYHPGERLTFGTSPVPTAMASGAGLKTDPLVAAAEIFCGAVPMLTHGLTPVRGLRRLEAGEALQVTARGAVSRWTHADLAPDQRLSLGEAAGALRESLEIAVSTRTAIGHVSTDFSGGFDSTSIAFLAARHLSAPLTAFVYHHPDAPADDLDHAVRNAGLSSKIQLEIVPGTSATLPYRNLGASPPTGLPDFAAVTHERNHLRLRHVAATGEGVHLGGEGADALVVAPPAYLGDLASERRIRQLLADSGAWARLRNESPAHVLSRAIQLSRTSRRRALHAYARRLHRLDTHYPSWVDAISWWPSPGPESSWLTIGARRALVELMHDHADRVRQTPQDGGVADFTARNDLRRSGAVQQQLSEMARPYCVWPQAPFLDNDVVRACTALLASRRASGTVFKPLVRTALNEVIPAAALDRRSKGNYLGEDYRGARIEAAGLRKRVSASPLADMGLIEPSAVRSSIDRAVLGADTPFPALNRLIAYDLWLRSME
- the map gene encoding type I methionyl aminopeptidase; the protein is MPVRAPLKPGQQSPRRPVPAHIERPEYVDKPAPKRNTDPWVQPPEIIEAMRVAGRLAAQALAEAGKVCVPGATTDEVDAVVHEFLCDNGAYPSTLGYRNYPKSCCTSLNEVICHGIPDSTVIEDGDIVNVDVTAFIGGVHGDTNATFLAGHVAEEAQLLVERTREATARAIKAVKPGRQINVIGRVIEAYAKRFGYGVVRDFTGHGIGRSFHSGLVVLHYDEPSMDTVLEPGMTFTIEPMITLGTIDYDMWADGWTVTTKDKKFTAQFEHTVLVTTDGAEILTLP